One Mycolicibacter sp. MU0083 DNA window includes the following coding sequences:
- a CDS encoding dihydrodipicolinate reductase → MNATIPTLVWGTGNVGRLAIRAVAAHPALELAHVVVHDPAKVGRDAGDLGGLGRTVGVTATDDAEAALAAGPRAVVYAASGDIRPDDALADVCRAIRAGAAVVTPSLYALYDYRSAPPEIRTPVEQAIADGGGSLFVSGIDPGWGNDILPLLVSGLVARVDGIRCQEIFDYTTYDQPDSVRHLVGMGHPLDYQPPMLMATVPAMVWGGQVRLIARALGVELDDVREHVERRALDTTVTTAAMGDFEAGTQGAVRFEVQGIVDGEPRIVIEHVTRIHPSCAPDWPQPPAGDDGAHRVIIEGSPRLQVTVEATENGNRSEGGNATAVGRIVGALDWLVDADPGLYDALDVPLRWIPGRTFGAAQ, encoded by the coding sequence ATGAACGCCACTATTCCGACCCTGGTCTGGGGTACCGGGAACGTCGGACGGCTGGCCATCCGCGCCGTCGCCGCCCATCCCGCACTCGAACTCGCCCACGTCGTCGTCCACGACCCGGCCAAGGTGGGCCGCGATGCCGGCGACCTCGGCGGACTCGGGCGCACAGTCGGAGTGACGGCGACCGACGACGCCGAAGCCGCCCTCGCCGCGGGACCCCGCGCTGTCGTCTATGCCGCCTCCGGCGACATCCGTCCCGACGACGCGCTGGCCGACGTCTGCCGCGCGATCCGCGCCGGCGCCGCCGTCGTCACACCGTCGCTCTACGCCCTCTACGACTACCGCAGCGCCCCACCCGAAATACGCACCCCGGTCGAGCAGGCCATCGCCGACGGCGGCGGGTCGTTGTTCGTCTCCGGCATCGACCCCGGCTGGGGCAACGACATCCTGCCGCTGCTCGTCAGCGGACTGGTCGCCCGCGTCGACGGGATCCGCTGCCAAGAGATCTTCGATTACACGACCTACGACCAGCCGGACTCCGTCCGCCACCTGGTCGGCATGGGACATCCGCTGGATTACCAGCCGCCGATGCTGATGGCGACCGTCCCCGCGATGGTGTGGGGAGGCCAGGTCCGGCTGATCGCCCGCGCGCTGGGCGTCGAACTGGACGACGTACGCGAGCACGTCGAACGCCGCGCCCTCGACACCACCGTCACGACCGCCGCGATGGGCGATTTCGAGGCGGGAACCCAAGGCGCCGTCCGATTCGAGGTCCAGGGCATCGTCGACGGTGAGCCGCGCATCGTCATCGAACACGTCACCCGCATTCACCCGTCCTGCGCGCCCGACTGGCCGCAACCGCCGGCCGGCGACGACGGCGCCCACCGCGTCATCATCGAAGGCAGCCCCCGGTTGCAGGTGACCGTCGAGGCCACCGAGAACGGCAACCGCTCCGAGGGCGGCAACGCCACCGCCGTGGGACGCATCGTCGGCGCCCTCGATTGGCTCGTCGATGCCGATCCCGGCCTGTACGACGCCCTCGACGTCCCGCTGCGCTGGATACCCGGCCGGACCTTCGGGGCCGCGCAGTGA
- the rplL gene encoding 50S ribosomal protein L7/L12: protein MAKISTEELLDVFKEMTLLELSEFVKQFEETFDVTAAAPVAVAAAGGAAPAAAEAGEEQSEFDVILESAGEKKIGVIKVVREIVSGLGLKEAKDLVDSAPKPLLEKVAKEAAEDAKAKLEAAGATVTVK from the coding sequence ATGGCCAAAATTTCCACCGAAGAGCTGCTCGACGTCTTCAAAGAGATGACCCTGCTGGAGCTCTCGGAGTTCGTGAAGCAGTTCGAAGAGACCTTCGACGTCACCGCTGCGGCTCCGGTCGCCGTCGCCGCCGCCGGTGGTGCCGCCCCCGCCGCCGCTGAGGCCGGCGAGGAGCAGTCCGAGTTCGACGTCATTCTGGAGTCGGCCGGCGAGAAGAAGATCGGCGTGATCAAGGTGGTCCGCGAGATCGTCTCCGGCCTGGGCCTCAAGGAAGCCAAGGACCTGGTCGACAGCGCCCCCAAGCCGCTGCTGGAGAAGGTCGCCAAGGAGGCCGCCGAGGACGCCAAGGCCAAGCTCGAGGCTGCCGGCGCCACGGTCACCGTCAAGTAA
- a CDS encoding winged helix-turn-helix transcriptional regulator: MTVAKNVASACPIDAALSVVDGRWKGTILWRLSDGPMRTAELRRSIPGISERMLIRHLRELVDDGIIDRHDAGTVPPCVHYSISAYGATLGPVLQALCDWGRIHLSR; the protein is encoded by the coding sequence ATGACGGTGGCAAAAAATGTGGCGAGTGCCTGCCCGATAGATGCCGCGCTCTCGGTGGTCGACGGACGCTGGAAGGGAACGATCCTGTGGCGGCTGAGCGATGGGCCGATGCGCACGGCGGAGCTGCGGCGCAGCATCCCGGGGATCAGTGAGCGGATGCTGATCCGCCATCTGCGCGAGTTGGTCGACGACGGGATCATCGACCGGCACGATGCCGGCACCGTGCCGCCGTGCGTGCACTATTCGATCTCGGCCTACGGCGCGACGCTCGGGCCGGTGCTGCAGGCACTGTGCGACTGGGGCCGCATCCACCTGTCCCGTTGA
- a CDS encoding ABC1 kinase family protein: protein MSSTPPRQVARLDRVPLPVEAARIGATGWQLTRAVTRVFTRLLGPGQIQQKVIRELPQTFADLGPTYVKFGQIIASSPGAFGEPLSREFRGLLDAVPPADADEVHQLFIEELGAEPQELFAEFDETPIASASIAQVHFATLHSGEEVVVKIQRPGIRRRVAADLQILKRFAQLIELAKLGRRLSASDVVADFADNLAEELDFRIEAQSMQTWVSHLHASPLGRNIKVADVHWDYTSERVLTMERVSGVRIDDAPAIRKAGFDGTELVKALLFATFEGGLRHGLFHGDLHAGNLLVDEQGRVVFLDFGIMGRIDPRTRWLLRELVYALLVKKDHAAAGKIVVLMGAVGTVKPEGQAAKDLEAFATPLTMKSLGDMSYAEIGKQLGALADAYDVKLPRELVLIGKQFLYVERYMKLLAPKWQMMSDPALTGYFANFMVDVSREHKEHNDHNDEPEA from the coding sequence ATGAGTTCGACCCCACCCCGCCAGGTGGCCCGGCTCGACCGGGTGCCGTTGCCGGTCGAAGCCGCACGCATCGGCGCCACCGGTTGGCAGCTCACCCGCGCCGTCACCCGGGTCTTCACCCGACTGCTCGGGCCCGGCCAGATCCAGCAGAAGGTGATCCGCGAACTGCCGCAGACCTTCGCCGACCTGGGCCCCACCTACGTCAAGTTCGGCCAGATCATCGCCTCGAGTCCCGGCGCGTTCGGCGAACCGCTGTCCCGGGAGTTCCGCGGACTGCTGGACGCGGTGCCCCCCGCCGACGCCGACGAGGTGCACCAACTGTTCATCGAGGAGCTCGGCGCCGAACCGCAGGAGCTGTTCGCCGAATTCGACGAGACCCCGATCGCGTCGGCCTCGATCGCCCAGGTGCACTTCGCGACGCTGCACAGCGGCGAGGAGGTCGTCGTCAAGATCCAGCGGCCGGGGATCCGCCGCCGGGTCGCCGCCGACCTGCAGATCCTCAAACGGTTCGCGCAGTTGATCGAACTGGCCAAGCTGGGCCGCCGGCTGTCGGCGAGCGACGTGGTCGCCGACTTCGCCGACAACCTGGCCGAGGAGTTGGACTTCCGCATCGAGGCGCAGTCGATGCAGACCTGGGTGTCGCACCTGCACGCCTCCCCGCTGGGACGCAACATCAAGGTCGCCGACGTGCACTGGGACTACACCAGCGAGCGGGTGCTGACCATGGAGCGGGTCTCCGGGGTGCGCATCGACGACGCGCCGGCCATCCGCAAGGCCGGATTCGACGGCACCGAACTGGTCAAGGCGCTGTTGTTCGCCACCTTCGAGGGCGGGCTGCGGCACGGCCTGTTCCACGGCGACCTGCACGCCGGCAACCTGCTCGTCGACGAGCAGGGCCGGGTGGTGTTCCTGGACTTCGGGATCATGGGCCGGATCGACCCGCGGACCCGCTGGCTGCTGCGCGAGCTGGTCTACGCCCTGCTGGTCAAGAAGGACCACGCCGCCGCCGGCAAGATCGTGGTGTTGATGGGCGCGGTGGGCACGGTCAAGCCGGAAGGGCAGGCCGCCAAGGACTTGGAGGCGTTCGCCACCCCGCTGACCATGAAGTCGCTGGGCGACATGTCCTATGCCGAGATCGGCAAGCAGCTCGGGGCGCTGGCCGATGCCTACGACGTCAAGCTCCCCCGTGAGCTGGTGCTGATCGGCAAGCAGTTCCTGTACGTGGAGCGCTACATGAAGCTGCTGGCGCCGAAGTGGCAGATGATGTCCGATCCCGCGCTCACCGGCTACTTCGCCAACTTCATGGTCGACGTCAGCCGTGAGCACAAAGAGCACAACGATCACAACGACGAGCCGGAGGCCTAG
- a CDS encoding NEW3 domain-containing protein has translation MRILEAESTEKFVGPADAPVQLARVTYRDAAEPTPIRIDGDGLAGEVLAAPGSGTVEVPVTVADPVPGAQRAARVNGTDFTFTVAEPGWTMFMIGHFHYDPVWWNTQANYTSVWTENPLGACRQTNGFNLVRDHLDWAREHPEYKFVLAEVDYLKPYWDTHPADRAELRALMAQGRVEVMGGSYNEPQTNLTDAETTIRNLVAGIGFQRDIMGADPATAWQLDVFGHDPQFPGLAADAGLSASAWARGPFHQWGPMADGGDPTRMQFASEFEWIAPSGRGLLTHYMPAHYAAGWWMDARETLADAEDDVYRLFTDLKKVAATRNVLLPVGTDFTPPNRWIVAIHRDWNARYTWPRFVCAVPSEFFAAVRAELDRRGATPSPQTRDMNPIYTGCHVSYVDTKQANRAAEQAVLGAERFALFAAALTGAAYPQAALAKAWTQLSYGAHHDAITGSEADQVYLDLLTGWRDAWQLGADARDTALTVLSGLVGGDADGSRAVVWNPVAHDRADVVTMRLRTPLPGGVRVVADDGTALPAHVEHGGHTVSWPARVPALGWASYRLIPTDEASGWQPIPGTVIGNEHHRLTADPARGGGITSWRHDGREMIVDGGLGNQLAVYDEYPKHPQSGEGPWHLVPSGNLFTSEVATGVTVQAYRGPLGERLVVSGRIRGVLAYTQTLTLWHGVDRVDCSTVIDEFTGADHLLRLRWPCPIPGAMPVAEVADAVIGRGFALLHEPSGRSVDTAQHPWTLDTPAHRWFGLSATARIDVGDGVRAMSVAEVVAPGGPAAPRELMVALVRAGVTATCTHDDGPRYGDLTVDSNLPDTRITLGGPERNAFTRAVLAAADPAYAAELQRRIDRDGHARLWVPAEQPLTRVWVPGADLTGPRALPVLVIAARDDDGLAAAIARLVDDLADAQITVDQEAPAGMQPFEARTVAVLNRGVPSFAVDSAGTLHTALLRSCTSWPSAAWEDQPRRTAPDGSAFQLMHWTHTFDYALVAGDGDWRATGVPARSAEFADPLRAVPVTGGAGPLPPRGSLLRVDSAGGVGLGALKPTGNPLLSGSAAPVDPTTATLRLVETDGADTAVTLRSDLGRVRVTGRADLLEQPVAHPQPGRLHGYEVATVTARLDIEPVVPGGPVAGLAPEAEAAQPLYARYWLHNRGPAPLGGMPVTPTLQPHRVDATPGESLSLQLGVAGSAVDAELCGEVTWHCPPGWAVTPGRQPVRLAAGDHWSVPVAVTVPAGTAPGLYPLRARLDLTGDLPPSWRQPVEDVAVVRVGDPGDDRLLYLDDPSAVEVTAGRSARLTVTVGTDAHADLAVEAHLVSPWGTWEWAGPPAVGAVVPARGRVPVSFEIAPPVWARPGTWWALVRVGGAGALAYSTAVRMAVRAPGTEGLD, from the coding sequence ATGCGAATCCTCGAGGCCGAATCGACCGAGAAGTTCGTCGGGCCCGCCGATGCGCCCGTGCAACTGGCCCGGGTGACCTACCGGGACGCGGCCGAACCGACCCCGATCCGCATCGACGGCGACGGGCTGGCCGGGGAGGTGCTCGCCGCACCGGGCAGCGGCACCGTCGAGGTCCCGGTGACCGTCGCCGACCCGGTCCCCGGTGCGCAGCGGGCCGCGCGGGTCAACGGCACCGACTTCACCTTCACCGTGGCCGAACCCGGCTGGACGATGTTCATGATCGGCCACTTCCATTACGACCCGGTCTGGTGGAACACCCAGGCCAACTACACCAGCGTGTGGACCGAGAACCCGCTCGGCGCGTGCCGGCAGACCAACGGCTTCAACCTGGTGCGCGACCACCTGGACTGGGCCCGCGAGCACCCCGAGTACAAATTCGTCCTCGCCGAGGTCGACTACCTCAAGCCGTACTGGGACACCCATCCGGCCGATCGCGCCGAACTGCGCGCGCTGATGGCCCAGGGCCGGGTCGAGGTGATGGGCGGCAGCTACAACGAACCGCAGACCAACCTCACCGACGCCGAGACCACCATCCGCAACCTGGTGGCCGGGATCGGATTCCAGCGCGACATCATGGGCGCCGATCCGGCGACGGCCTGGCAGCTCGACGTCTTCGGTCACGACCCGCAGTTCCCCGGGCTGGCCGCCGACGCCGGACTGTCCGCCAGCGCCTGGGCGCGGGGACCGTTCCACCAGTGGGGGCCGATGGCCGACGGCGGCGACCCCACGCGCATGCAGTTCGCCTCGGAGTTCGAATGGATCGCGCCGTCGGGCCGGGGCCTGCTGACCCACTACATGCCGGCGCACTACGCGGCGGGCTGGTGGATGGACGCCCGAGAAACGCTGGCCGACGCAGAAGACGACGTCTACCGGCTGTTCACCGACCTGAAGAAGGTCGCCGCCACCCGCAACGTGCTGCTGCCGGTGGGCACCGACTTCACCCCGCCGAACCGGTGGATCGTCGCGATCCACCGGGACTGGAACGCCCGCTACACCTGGCCGCGGTTCGTCTGCGCGGTGCCGAGTGAGTTCTTCGCCGCGGTGCGTGCCGAACTGGACCGGCGCGGCGCGACACCGTCGCCGCAGACCCGCGACATGAACCCGATCTACACCGGCTGCCACGTCTCCTACGTCGACACCAAGCAGGCCAACCGGGCGGCCGAACAGGCGGTCCTGGGCGCCGAGCGGTTCGCGCTGTTCGCCGCCGCGCTCACCGGGGCGGCCTACCCGCAGGCCGCACTGGCCAAGGCGTGGACGCAACTGTCCTACGGCGCCCACCACGACGCCATCACCGGATCGGAGGCCGATCAGGTCTACCTGGATCTGCTGACCGGCTGGCGCGACGCCTGGCAGTTGGGCGCCGATGCCCGCGACACCGCGCTGACGGTGCTGTCGGGACTGGTGGGAGGCGACGCCGACGGGTCGCGCGCGGTGGTGTGGAACCCGGTGGCCCACGACCGCGCCGACGTCGTCACGATGCGGCTGCGCACGCCGCTGCCGGGCGGGGTGCGGGTGGTGGCCGACGACGGCACCGCACTGCCCGCCCACGTCGAGCACGGCGGCCACACGGTCAGCTGGCCGGCCCGGGTACCCGCCCTGGGCTGGGCGAGCTACCGGCTGATCCCCACCGACGAGGCGTCGGGCTGGCAACCGATACCGGGCACCGTGATCGGCAACGAACACCATCGGTTGACCGCCGACCCGGCCCGCGGCGGCGGCATCACCTCGTGGCGGCACGACGGGCGGGAGATGATCGTCGACGGCGGCCTGGGCAACCAGCTGGCCGTCTACGACGAATACCCCAAACACCCGCAGTCCGGCGAAGGGCCGTGGCATCTGGTGCCCAGCGGCAACCTGTTCACCTCCGAGGTCGCCACCGGCGTGACCGTGCAGGCCTACCGGGGTCCGCTGGGTGAGCGACTGGTGGTCTCCGGGCGGATCCGCGGCGTACTGGCCTACACCCAGACGCTGACGCTGTGGCACGGCGTGGACCGGGTGGACTGCTCCACCGTCATCGACGAGTTCACCGGAGCCGACCACCTGCTGCGGCTGCGCTGGCCGTGCCCGATACCCGGCGCCATGCCGGTGGCCGAGGTCGCCGACGCCGTGATCGGCCGCGGCTTCGCGTTGCTGCACGAGCCCAGCGGCCGATCGGTGGACACCGCGCAGCATCCGTGGACCCTCGACACCCCCGCGCACCGCTGGTTCGGCCTGTCCGCGACCGCGAGGATCGACGTCGGCGACGGTGTCCGGGCGATGTCGGTGGCCGAGGTGGTCGCCCCCGGCGGGCCGGCCGCGCCGCGCGAGTTGATGGTCGCGTTGGTGCGTGCCGGCGTGACCGCCACCTGCACGCACGACGACGGGCCCCGCTATGGCGACCTCACCGTCGACTCCAACCTGCCCGACACCCGCATCACCCTGGGCGGCCCCGAACGCAACGCCTTCACCCGCGCGGTGCTGGCGGCCGCGGATCCCGCCTATGCCGCCGAGCTGCAACGGCGGATCGACCGGGACGGCCACGCCCGACTGTGGGTGCCCGCGGAGCAACCGCTGACCCGGGTCTGGGTTCCCGGCGCGGACCTGACCGGGCCGCGCGCCCTGCCGGTGCTGGTGATCGCCGCCCGCGACGACGACGGACTGGCCGCCGCGATCGCCCGGCTCGTCGACGATTTGGCCGACGCGCAGATCACCGTGGACCAAGAGGCCCCCGCGGGCATGCAGCCGTTCGAAGCCCGCACCGTCGCGGTGCTCAACCGCGGCGTCCCCAGCTTCGCGGTGGATTCCGCGGGCACACTGCACACCGCGCTGCTGCGGTCCTGCACCAGCTGGCCTTCGGCGGCCTGGGAAGACCAGCCGCGCCGCACCGCGCCCGACGGCAGCGCCTTCCAGCTGATGCACTGGACGCACACCTTCGACTACGCGCTGGTGGCCGGCGACGGCGACTGGCGCGCGACGGGCGTGCCGGCCCGCAGCGCCGAATTCGCCGACCCGCTGCGGGCCGTCCCGGTCACCGGCGGCGCCGGGCCGTTGCCGCCGCGCGGTTCGCTGCTGCGGGTCGACAGCGCCGGCGGGGTCGGGCTGGGGGCACTCAAGCCGACCGGTAACCCGTTGCTGAGCGGCAGTGCCGCCCCCGTCGATCCCACCACCGCGACGCTGCGGCTGGTGGAGACCGACGGCGCCGACACCGCCGTCACCCTGCGCAGCGACCTGGGCCGGGTGCGCGTGACGGGCCGCGCCGACCTGCTCGAGCAGCCGGTGGCGCATCCGCAGCCGGGCCGGCTGCACGGCTACGAGGTCGCCACCGTCACCGCGCGGCTGGACATCGAGCCGGTGGTGCCCGGCGGCCCGGTAGCCGGGCTGGCCCCGGAAGCCGAGGCCGCCCAGCCGCTGTACGCCCGCTACTGGCTGCACAACCGCGGGCCCGCGCCGCTGGGCGGAATGCCGGTGACCCCGACACTGCAGCCGCATCGGGTCGACGCCACACCGGGCGAGTCGCTGAGCCTGCAGCTCGGGGTGGCCGGCTCGGCTGTCGACGCCGAACTGTGCGGCGAGGTGACGTGGCACTGCCCGCCCGGCTGGGCGGTGACGCCGGGGCGGCAGCCGGTGCGCCTGGCGGCCGGCGATCACTGGAGTGTTCCGGTGGCGGTGACGGTGCCCGCCGGCACCGCGCCGGGACTGTATCCGCTGCGCGCCCGGCTCGACCTCACCGGCGACCTGCCGCCGTCCTGGCGCCAACCGGTCGAAGACGTCGCCGTGGTGCGCGTCGGCGACCCCGGTGACGACCGGCTGCTCTACCTCGACGACCCGTCGGCGGTCGAGGTGACCGCGGGCCGCTCGGCGCGGCTGACGGTCACCGTCGGCACCGACGCGCACGCCGACCTGGCGGTCGAGGCGCACCTGGTCAGCCCGTGGGGCACCTGGGAGTGGGCCGGGCCGCCGGCGGTGGGCGCGGTGGTGCCGGCCCGCGGCCGGGTCCCGGTGAGCTTCGAGATCGCCCCGCCGGTGTGGGCGCGGCCCGGCACCTGGTGGGCGTTGGTGCGGGTCGGTGGGGCCGGCGCGCTGGCCTATTCGACGGCGGTGCGCATGGCGGTGCGCGCGCCCGGCACGGAGGGGCTCGACTGA
- the rplJ gene encoding 50S ribosomal protein L10, with amino-acid sequence MARADKTAAVAEIVEQFNGSTATVITEYRGLTVANLAELRRSLGDSATYAVAKNTLVKLAAAEAGMEGLDELFAGPTAIAFIKGEPVDAAKAIKKFAKDNKALIVKGGYMDGRALSVAEVERIADLESREVLLAKLAGAMKGNLSKAAGLFAAPASQMARLAAALQEKKPAEAAPAPAAEAPAEAAAEAPAETEAAEAPADAAE; translated from the coding sequence ATGGCGCGGGCTGACAAGACCGCCGCCGTCGCGGAGATCGTCGAGCAGTTCAACGGCTCGACCGCCACCGTGATCACCGAGTACCGCGGTCTGACGGTTGCGAACCTGGCGGAGCTTCGGCGCTCGCTCGGCGACTCGGCAACCTACGCGGTGGCGAAGAACACCCTGGTCAAACTGGCGGCTGCGGAAGCCGGCATGGAGGGGCTCGACGAGCTCTTCGCCGGCCCGACCGCGATCGCGTTCATCAAGGGTGAACCGGTCGACGCGGCCAAGGCCATCAAGAAGTTCGCCAAGGACAACAAGGCGCTGATCGTCAAGGGCGGCTACATGGACGGCCGCGCGCTGTCCGTCGCCGAAGTCGAGCGCATCGCCGACCTGGAGTCGCGCGAGGTGCTGCTGGCCAAGCTGGCCGGTGCCATGAAGGGCAACCTGTCCAAGGCCGCCGGTCTGTTCGCCGCTCCGGCGTCGCAGATGGCTCGCCTGGCGGCTGCCCTGCAGGAGAAGAAGCCCGCCGAGGCCGCACCGGCCCCCGCGGCCGAAGCTCCCGCCGAGGCCGCGGCCGAGGCTCCCGCCGAGACCGAAGCTGCCGAAGCTCCGGCCGACGCCGCCGAATAA
- a CDS encoding alpha/beta fold hydrolase, translating into MDVRSGVARSGDLDIYYEDMGDPADPPVLLVMGLGAQLLLWRTGFCEKLVEQGLRVIRYDNRDVGLSSKLGRAQAGGALIPRMARFWLGKPSPGVYTLEDMADDAAALLDHLDIEQTHVVGASMGGMIAQVFAARFAPRTRSLAVIFSSNNRRFLPPPSPRALLALLTGPSPDSPPEVIINNSMRASRIIGSPRYPTPEDRLRANITEAYERSYYPWGVARQFGAILASGSLAAYDRLITAPTVVIHGLADKLMRPSGGRAVADAIDRARLVLFEGMGHDLPEELWDPLISELTTTFAVAR; encoded by the coding sequence GTGGACGTGCGCAGCGGTGTCGCCCGCTCGGGAGACCTCGACATCTACTACGAGGACATGGGTGACCCCGCAGATCCTCCGGTGCTGCTGGTGATGGGCCTGGGCGCGCAGCTGCTGCTGTGGCGCACCGGCTTCTGCGAGAAGCTGGTGGAGCAGGGCCTGCGGGTGATCCGCTACGACAACCGCGACGTCGGCCTGTCCAGCAAGCTGGGCCGCGCCCAGGCCGGCGGTGCACTGATTCCCCGGATGGCACGATTCTGGCTGGGCAAGCCCAGCCCGGGCGTCTACACCCTGGAAGACATGGCCGACGACGCCGCCGCCCTGCTGGACCACCTGGATATCGAGCAGACGCACGTGGTGGGTGCCTCGATGGGCGGCATGATCGCGCAGGTGTTCGCGGCACGGTTCGCACCGCGGACACGTTCGCTGGCGGTGATCTTCTCCAGCAACAACCGGCGTTTCCTGCCCCCGCCGTCGCCGCGCGCACTGCTGGCGCTGCTGACCGGGCCGTCGCCGGACTCCCCGCCCGAGGTGATCATCAACAACTCGATGCGGGCCAGCAGGATCATCGGCAGCCCCCGATACCCCACGCCGGAGGACCGGCTGCGGGCCAACATCACCGAGGCCTACGAGCGCAGCTACTACCCGTGGGGCGTCGCCCGGCAGTTCGGCGCGATCCTGGCCAGCGGCAGCCTGGCCGCCTATGACCGGCTGATCACCGCCCCGACCGTGGTCATCCACGGCCTGGCCGACAAATTGATGCGCCCCTCCGGTGGTCGGGCCGTCGCCGACGCCATCGATCGGGCCCGGCTGGTGTTGTTCGAGGGCATGGGCCATGACCTGCCCGAAGAACTTTGGGATCCGCTGATCAGCGAGCTGACCACAACATTTGCCGTCGCCCGGTAG
- a CDS encoding anthrone oxygenase family protein, with protein sequence MVTNLAAMAMAVLGPMVGVEFAVAAVLHPITGRLPDDGFRSVRSESARLLGKVMPFWYIASFVLLVAAGVTTRSRLIGAAAALLVVVIVTTVAVLVPINNRIAAWSAPGDVSRDLAARWDRLHALRAAVLVVIWVLLAMG encoded by the coding sequence ATGGTGACGAATCTCGCGGCGATGGCCATGGCAGTCCTGGGCCCGATGGTGGGGGTGGAGTTCGCGGTAGCCGCGGTGCTGCACCCGATCACGGGTCGCCTTCCCGACGACGGCTTTCGGTCCGTGCGAAGCGAAAGTGCGCGACTGCTGGGCAAGGTGATGCCGTTCTGGTACATCGCGTCTTTCGTGCTGCTGGTGGCCGCGGGCGTGACGACGCGCAGTCGGCTCATCGGGGCTGCCGCGGCATTGCTGGTGGTGGTGATCGTGACTACCGTCGCGGTGCTGGTGCCGATCAACAACCGCATCGCGGCATGGTCGGCTCCCGGCGACGTCTCCCGGGACCTCGCGGCACGCTGGGATCGCCTGCACGCATTGCGGGCCGCGGTGCTGGTGGTGATCTGGGTGCTGCTGGCCATGGGGTGA
- a CDS encoding ROK family protein gives MAVVLALDVGGTKIAAGLVDADGALRHATARPTRGDQDAEVVWAVVAGLIDEVLARADGPVDAVGIGSAGPVDVDAGTVSPINIPGWRGFALRERVAAAVPGVPVRLGGDGVCMALGEHRYGAGRGTRAMLGMVVSTGVGGGLVFDGEPLHGRTGNAGHVGHVVVDPDGQRCKCGGRGCVETIASGPAMVRWALANGWAPAGANADAKLLAEAAEAGDPVALQAFRRGTDALAVMIASVAAVCDLERVVIGGGVAKSGELLFAPLRSALAERARIDFLTGLRVEPAALGGEAGLVGAAVLATLG, from the coding sequence ATGGCGGTCGTTCTCGCACTCGATGTCGGTGGCACCAAGATCGCCGCCGGTCTGGTCGACGCCGACGGCGCGCTGCGCCACGCCACCGCCAGGCCCACCCGGGGTGATCAAGACGCCGAGGTGGTGTGGGCGGTGGTGGCCGGGTTGATCGACGAGGTGCTGGCGCGCGCCGACGGCCCGGTGGACGCCGTCGGGATCGGCTCGGCGGGGCCCGTCGACGTCGACGCCGGCACGGTCAGCCCGATCAACATCCCCGGCTGGCGCGGTTTCGCGCTGCGCGAGCGGGTGGCCGCCGCGGTGCCGGGGGTACCGGTCCGCCTCGGCGGCGACGGCGTCTGCATGGCACTCGGGGAACACCGGTACGGAGCCGGGCGCGGCACGCGCGCCATGCTGGGCATGGTGGTCTCGACCGGGGTCGGCGGGGGACTGGTGTTCGACGGGGAGCCGTTGCACGGCCGCACCGGCAACGCCGGCCACGTCGGGCACGTCGTCGTCGATCCCGACGGCCAGCGGTGCAAATGCGGTGGCCGCGGTTGTGTGGAGACCATCGCCTCCGGCCCGGCGATGGTGCGCTGGGCGCTGGCCAACGGCTGGGCGCCCGCCGGGGCGAACGCCGACGCCAAGCTGCTCGCCGAGGCCGCCGAAGCCGGCGACCCGGTGGCGCTGCAGGCCTTTCGCCGGGGCACCGACGCACTGGCGGTGATGATCGCCTCGGTGGCCGCGGTCTGCGACCTGGAACGGGTGGTGATCGGCGGGGGAGTTGCGAAGTCCGGAGAGCTGCTGTTCGCCCCGCTGCGGTCCGCGCTGGCCGAACGTGCCCGGATCGACTTCCTAACCGGGCTGCGGGTGGAGCCCGCCGCGTTGGGTGGCGAGGCCGGCCTGGTGGGTGCCGCGGTGCTGGCCACCCTGGGCTGA